A single Vibrio sp. YMD68 DNA region contains:
- the ampD gene encoding 1,6-anhydro-N-acetylmuramyl-L-alanine amidase AmpD, with amino-acid sequence MIDQQGWYAEAKSLLSPHCDHREDPSDISLLVIHNISLPPSQFGGAYIEQFFTGKLDASHHPFFKVIENMRVSAHCLIDREGKVVQFVPFQQRAWHAGVSSFAGRSKCNDYSIGIELEGDDYSAYTEAQYQSLARLTRELMTTYPKITPQRITGHQYIAPLRKTDPGLSFDWRKLAALL; translated from the coding sequence ATGATTGATCAACAAGGCTGGTATGCAGAGGCCAAGTCGTTACTATCGCCTCATTGTGATCACCGAGAAGATCCCAGTGATATATCGCTGTTGGTGATCCACAATATTAGCTTACCGCCTAGTCAGTTTGGTGGTGCTTATATAGAGCAGTTTTTTACCGGTAAATTAGACGCTTCACACCATCCATTTTTCAAAGTGATTGAGAACATGAGGGTCTCAGCGCATTGCTTGATCGATCGTGAAGGGAAGGTGGTTCAATTTGTGCCTTTTCAACAACGCGCTTGGCATGCCGGGGTATCATCGTTTGCAGGAAGGAGCAAGTGTAATGACTACTCCATTGGCATTGAATTAGAAGGCGATGATTACAGTGCTTATACCGAGGCTCAATACCAATCATTGGCTCGATTAACCCGAGAGCTGATGACGACCTACCCTAAAATCACACCCCAACGTATAACGGGGCATCAATATATTGCCCCATTAAGAAAAACCGATCCTGGATTGTCATTTGATTGGAGAAAGCTGGCGGCGTTACTCTAA
- the nadC gene encoding carboxylating nicotinate-nucleotide diphosphorylase, which produces MKNTHNSQQRLDYLKTQLPTEITRAVADTLKEDLGGSIDVNADITASLIPEDAHNVATIITREHGVFCGQAWADEVFKQIGGTVNIEWHVKDGDPVEPNQTLCTLSGPSRALLTGERNAMNFIQTLSGCATVTATYAKQLEGTDCRLLDTRKTIPGLRSALKYAVACGGGYNHRIGVFDAYLIKENHIIACGGIKQAVKTAKQLNPGKPVEIETESLAELQSAIDAGADIIMLDNFTTDMMREAVKLNAGRAALENSGNVTLDTIREFAETGVDYISVGALTKHLVALDLSMRFQA; this is translated from the coding sequence ATGAAAAACACACATAACAGCCAACAACGCCTTGATTATTTAAAAACGCAACTGCCGACAGAGATCACTCGCGCAGTCGCAGACACACTCAAAGAAGATCTGGGTGGTTCGATTGATGTAAACGCTGATATTACCGCAAGTTTAATTCCTGAAGACGCGCACAATGTGGCCACTATTATCACCCGTGAACACGGTGTATTTTGTGGCCAAGCATGGGCTGATGAAGTCTTCAAGCAGATTGGTGGCACCGTCAATATTGAGTGGCACGTCAAAGACGGCGACCCAGTGGAGCCTAATCAAACCCTTTGTACGCTTTCTGGCCCATCGCGTGCATTGTTAACGGGCGAACGTAATGCCATGAACTTCATTCAAACATTGTCTGGGTGCGCAACGGTAACCGCTACCTATGCCAAACAATTGGAAGGCACGGATTGTCGTTTGCTTGATACACGAAAAACCATCCCAGGCCTGCGCAGCGCACTAAAATATGCCGTCGCATGTGGTGGCGGTTACAACCATCGTATTGGTGTGTTTGATGCTTACTTGATCAAAGAAAACCACATCATTGCCTGTGGCGGCATTAAACAAGCCGTAAAAACAGCCAAGCAACTCAACCCGGGGAAGCCCGTTGAGATCGAAACCGAAAGCTTAGCAGAACTGCAATCGGCAATTGATGCCGGTGCAGACATCATCATGTTGGATAATTTCACCACCGATATGATGCGCGAAGCGGTCAAACTGAATGCAGGTCGTGCAGCACTTGAAAATTCAGGCAACGTAACTCTAGACACCATTCGTGAGTTTGCTGAAACTGGTGTCGATTATATTTCCGTTGGTGCGCTGACGAAACACCTAGTGGCGTTGGATTTATCGATGAGATTCCAAGCTTAA